One region of Pyramidobacter sp. YE332 genomic DNA includes:
- a CDS encoding glutamine synthetase III: MDEGVTRPAEIFGMHVFDKAAMKERLPEDVYRRLMTAVEGDGKLDGSIADYVAAAMKEWALSKGATHYTHWFQPRTEVTAERHMAFLNLDGEGHPIHTFSGKELIQSEPDASSFPSGGMRNTFEARGYCTWDPSSPAFIVLSHKGGTLCIPSVFISYDGTPLDMKTPLLKSIGAIQERAMRLLKLFGNRTVRSVDVTIGAEQEYFLVDEEKARRRPDIELCRRTLIGAPSPKAQAVEAHYLGAIHPRVLAFMEDVERDMYRLGQVLITRHNEVAPGQFEFAPVLSEANQGCDQNQMLMEVMRKMARRHHFQLLLHEKPFASVNGSGKHLNVSLRDSEGRNLLKPTSNPRRNVQFLSFIASFLLGVSRHGGLLRASIASAGNSYRLGGHEAPPAIMSVYVGSQIDRALNGLAQGLNEDMTAKGSIDLGLDRLPTLNRDVSDRNRTSPIAFTGNKWEFRGVGAPQALGGPLTVMLAAWSEGIERFCTALESRLIGGADVADAALAVIKDAWEESANVRFEGNGYDAAWIEEAKRRGLPVCRNTVEALDQYLSREHRDLLANLGIMTDREIVAYHEVRLEQYNETMLTEIGVLRAMMFEGVLPAISKQLACEAGALSALPVELRAHIAPWEKNLKRLAEIKCGILEKLEMLDAVAGSVKDGDAHAAAKTLAGDGASLMESIRADSDEAERLIAKELWPYPTYTDMFRIEDFKL, translated from the coding sequence ATGGATGAAGGCGTAACCCGTCCTGCGGAGATTTTCGGAATGCATGTTTTCGACAAAGCGGCCATGAAGGAGCGTCTGCCGGAAGACGTGTACCGGCGCCTGATGACGGCGGTCGAGGGAGACGGCAAGCTCGACGGTTCGATTGCCGACTACGTGGCGGCGGCCATGAAGGAATGGGCCCTTTCCAAGGGAGCGACGCACTACACCCATTGGTTCCAGCCGCGGACGGAAGTCACGGCGGAACGTCATATGGCCTTTCTCAACCTCGACGGGGAAGGCCACCCGATCCATACGTTCAGCGGCAAGGAACTGATCCAGAGCGAGCCCGACGCCTCGTCCTTTCCTTCCGGCGGCATGAGAAACACCTTTGAGGCGCGCGGCTACTGCACCTGGGATCCTTCCAGCCCGGCATTCATCGTCCTCAGCCACAAAGGCGGCACGCTCTGCATCCCTTCGGTATTCATCTCCTACGACGGTACGCCGCTGGACATGAAAACGCCGCTGCTGAAAAGCATCGGCGCCATCCAGGAACGGGCCATGCGTCTGCTCAAACTGTTTGGCAACCGCACCGTGCGTTCCGTCGACGTGACCATTGGCGCGGAGCAGGAATATTTCCTCGTCGACGAGGAAAAGGCGCGCCGCCGTCCGGACATCGAGTTGTGCCGCCGCACCCTGATCGGCGCGCCGTCGCCCAAGGCTCAGGCCGTGGAAGCCCATTATCTGGGCGCGATCCATCCGCGTGTCCTCGCCTTCATGGAGGACGTCGAGCGCGATATGTACCGCCTCGGCCAAGTGCTGATAACCCGCCATAACGAAGTGGCTCCCGGGCAGTTCGAGTTCGCGCCCGTCCTCTCGGAAGCCAATCAGGGCTGCGACCAGAACCAGATGCTCATGGAAGTGATGCGCAAGATGGCGCGCCGCCACCATTTCCAGCTGCTGCTGCATGAAAAGCCGTTTGCCAGCGTCAACGGCAGCGGCAAGCACCTGAACGTTTCGCTGCGCGACAGCGAAGGGCGCAATCTGCTCAAGCCGACCAGCAACCCGAGGCGCAATGTCCAGTTCCTTTCTTTTATCGCCTCGTTCCTGCTCGGCGTCAGCCGGCACGGCGGCCTGCTGCGCGCGTCCATCGCTTCGGCGGGCAACAGCTATCGTCTTGGCGGGCATGAAGCGCCTCCGGCGATCATGAGCGTCTACGTCGGCTCGCAGATCGACCGGGCTTTGAACGGTCTGGCCCAAGGCCTCAACGAAGACATGACGGCGAAGGGGTCCATCGACCTCGGCCTGGACCGTCTGCCGACGTTGAACAGAGACGTCAGCGACCGTAACCGCACCTCGCCGATCGCCTTCACGGGCAACAAATGGGAGTTCCGCGGCGTCGGCGCTCCGCAGGCGCTCGGCGGCCCGCTGACCGTGATGCTGGCTGCCTGGAGCGAAGGAATCGAGCGCTTCTGTACGGCGCTGGAGTCGCGTCTCATCGGCGGGGCGGACGTGGCTGACGCGGCGCTGGCCGTGATCAAAGACGCTTGGGAGGAATCGGCGAACGTGCGCTTTGAAGGCAACGGTTACGACGCGGCGTGGATCGAAGAGGCGAAGCGCCGCGGCCTGCCGGTGTGCAGGAATACGGTCGAAGCTCTGGATCAGTATCTGAGCAGAGAACATCGCGATCTGCTGGCGAATCTGGGGATCATGACGGACCGCGAGATCGTCGCTTATCATGAGGTGCGTCTGGAACAGTACAATGAAACGATGCTGACGGAGATCGGCGTGCTGCGCGCGATGATGTTCGAGGGCGTGCTGCCGGCCATTTCGAAACAGCTGGCCTGCGAAGCCGGCGCGCTGTCCGCCCTGCCGGTGGAACTGCGTGCCCATATCGCCCCATGGGAGAAGAATCTGAAACGTCTGGCGGAGATCAAATGCGGCATCCTTGAGAAACTGGAAATGCTGGACGCCGTGGCGGGCTCGGTCAAGGACGGAGACGCTCACGCCGCCGCGAAGACTCTCGCCGGCGACGGCGCGTCGCTGATGGAATCGATCCGCGCCGACAGCGATGAAGCCGAGCGGCTCATTGCCAAAGAGTTGTGGCCTTATCCGACCTATACGGATATGTTCCGTATCGAAGACTTCAAACTTTGA
- the amrS gene encoding AmmeMemoRadiSam system radical SAM enzyme, with protein sequence MKRCQLCFHRCALEEGQRGICRARVCRGGRIVEENYGRITSLALDPIEKKPLRRFYPGSFILSVGSYGCNLHCPFCQNDSIAMSNGSGLAVRRAEPVQLAELAGALRVRGNIGLAYTYNEPTVSYDFVVDCAQLIHERKMKNVLVTNGSLLSEPLRRLLPLIDAMNVDLKGFTEAYYRWLGGDLETVKNFIRCAVEFGCHVEVTTLIVPGKNDGDDEIERLAAWLASLDRNLPLHLSRFFPHYKVQDRPPTPVARIYRLAERARRHLTYVYEGNC encoded by the coding sequence ATGAAACGCTGTCAGCTGTGTTTCCACCGCTGCGCGTTGGAGGAAGGCCAGCGGGGCATCTGCCGCGCCAGAGTGTGCCGCGGCGGGCGCATCGTTGAGGAAAATTACGGCCGGATCACCTCGCTGGCCCTGGATCCGATCGAGAAAAAGCCTTTGCGGCGCTTTTACCCCGGCAGTTTCATCCTGTCGGTTGGAAGTTACGGCTGCAACTTGCACTGCCCTTTTTGCCAGAACGATTCCATCGCCATGTCCAACGGAAGCGGCCTTGCCGTGCGGCGCGCCGAACCCGTTCAGCTGGCGGAATTGGCCGGGGCACTCCGAGTCCGCGGGAACATCGGCTTAGCGTACACCTATAACGAACCCACAGTCAGCTATGATTTTGTCGTCGACTGCGCGCAGCTGATCCATGAGCGGAAGATGAAAAACGTTCTGGTCACGAACGGTTCTCTGCTTTCCGAGCCGCTGCGGCGGCTTTTGCCGCTGATCGACGCCATGAACGTGGATCTGAAGGGCTTTACCGAGGCGTACTACCGCTGGCTGGGCGGCGATCTGGAAACGGTGAAGAACTTCATCCGCTGCGCCGTTGAATTCGGCTGTCACGTCGAGGTGACGACGCTGATCGTGCCCGGAAAGAACGACGGCGACGATGAAATCGAGCGGCTGGCGGCCTGGCTGGCGTCGCTTGACCGCAATCTGCCGTTGCATCTCTCGCGCTTTTTTCCGCACTATAAAGTTCAGGACAGACCGCCGACGCCGGTGGCGCGGATTTACCGCCTGGCGGAGCGCGCTCGCCGGCATCTGACCTACGTTTATGAAGGAAACTGCTGA
- the amrA gene encoding AmmeMemoRadiSam system protein A, producing MAILGAFAVPHPPLILPEIGRGEEKGIQATIDAYREAARRAAALKPDVLIVLSPHSIMYRDYFHISPGQQARGSFAAFGRPDAACAVSYDDALAEAIGSEAAASGIPAGKKGERRAELDHGTMIPLRFFCQSCGAIPVVRIGLSGLPLLEHYNFGKAIARAAERLGRRAVVVASGDLSHKLKADGPYGFAPEGPEFDRRIMEIFSSADFGAMLELDPVFCEKAAECGLRSFVVMAGAFDGCDVESEVLSYEGPFGVGYGVACFVPCAVDERRRFDQLFLRREREKLRQTAACEDAYVKLARLSLEHYVKSGRVAKLPDGLPEDLTKRRAGVFVSVKIAGELRGCIGTIEPVRGSVAEEILHNAVSAGTRDPRFAPVTEAELPRLVYDVDVLSPAEEATKDDLDVRRYGVIVSSGHRKGLLLPDLEGVDTVERQLDIALRKAGIERGENYSLQRFEVVRHR from the coding sequence GTGGCAATTCTTGGAGCTTTTGCGGTGCCTCATCCGCCGTTGATCCTTCCGGAAATCGGGCGCGGAGAGGAAAAGGGAATCCAGGCAACCATCGACGCCTATCGTGAAGCGGCCCGCCGGGCCGCGGCGCTGAAGCCCGACGTTCTGATCGTCCTGTCGCCCCATTCCATCATGTATCGCGATTATTTTCACATCTCGCCAGGGCAACAGGCGCGCGGAAGCTTCGCGGCGTTCGGCCGGCCCGACGCGGCGTGCGCCGTTTCTTACGACGACGCGCTGGCGGAAGCGATCGGGTCTGAAGCGGCGGCATCCGGGATCCCTGCTGGGAAAAAGGGCGAACGCCGTGCCGAACTCGATCATGGCACAATGATTCCATTGCGGTTCTTTTGTCAGTCGTGCGGCGCGATCCCTGTGGTCAGAATCGGTCTTTCGGGACTGCCGTTGCTCGAGCATTACAACTTCGGCAAGGCGATCGCCCGCGCGGCGGAGCGTTTGGGGCGCAGGGCCGTCGTCGTTGCCAGCGGCGACCTGTCGCACAAATTGAAAGCCGACGGGCCTTATGGTTTTGCGCCGGAAGGGCCCGAATTTGATCGGCGGATCATGGAGATTTTTTCGTCGGCCGACTTCGGCGCCATGCTCGAGCTCGATCCCGTTTTCTGCGAAAAAGCGGCGGAATGCGGTCTGCGTTCTTTTGTCGTCATGGCGGGCGCCTTCGACGGCTGCGACGTGGAGAGCGAGGTCCTGAGTTACGAGGGACCGTTTGGCGTCGGTTACGGCGTGGCCTGCTTCGTTCCCTGTGCCGTCGATGAAAGGCGGCGTTTCGATCAGCTGTTCCTGCGGCGGGAACGGGAAAAACTGCGTCAGACCGCCGCGTGTGAAGACGCCTATGTAAAGCTGGCGCGGCTGAGCCTGGAACATTATGTGAAGAGCGGCCGCGTGGCCAAGCTCCCTGACGGCTTGCCGGAAGATCTGACGAAGCGCCGCGCCGGCGTCTTCGTCTCCGTCAAGATTGCCGGCGAACTGCGCGGCTGCATCGGGACGATCGAGCCGGTCAGAGGTTCCGTCGCCGAGGAGATCCTCCACAACGCGGTCTCCGCAGGAACGCGCGACCCGCGCTTCGCTCCCGTAACCGAAGCGGAACTGCCGCGGCTCGTGTACGACGTGGACGTGCTTTCGCCGGCCGAAGAGGCGACAAAAGACGACCTCGACGTCAGGCGCTACGGCGTGATCGTCAGCAGCGGGCACCGCAAAGGACTGCTGCTGCCCGACCTCGAAGGCGTCGATACCGTCGAGCGGCAGCTGGACATCGCGCTTCGCAAAGCCGGCATCGAGCGCGGCGAAAATTACTCGCTTCAGCGCTTCGAGGTCGTGCGTCATCGATGA
- the citX gene encoding citrate lyase holo-[acyl-carrier protein] synthase has translation MEDDFMDVERILGESGVSLAQMLAARERRGARQRDMLRGGGKSLISYTLNMPGEIKQFPLAQAFFRHGLARLERHLARNGISIVTKACRVEPTGSEAMLLTDGAPADVKRLTVALEISSPASRLYDMDVLASDGVKISRDALGLPPRRCVICGRAAMDCAPRRIHPARELACAAVKLMYDDAVGRFADTVASAAQRALLYEVCVSPKPGLVDRFNSGSHRDMDLFTFMDSAGTLAPYFHLCAALGAEAAEQEPERLFQSLRLPGMEAETVMLEATGGVNVHKGAIFSVGVICAARGWLWGRGENAAAERLAGVARKMLTGLKDEFSPQGQSAGEKIFRESGVTGIRGEAAAGFPAVIECGLPVFERLLAENLPLNDAAAVTLLHLIGAADDTNMIRRSSLFRFREVQREIGRLLDEKTVPDMAGIARLDRQFIAENLSPGGSADLLALTLLLHFMRDFESEKAPWRSES, from the coding sequence ATGGAAGATGATTTTATGGACGTTGAACGGATTCTTGGAGAGAGCGGCGTTTCTCTTGCGCAGATGCTGGCGGCGCGCGAGCGGCGGGGGGCGCGTCAGCGGGACATGCTGCGCGGCGGCGGAAAAAGTCTGATCAGTTATACGCTGAACATGCCGGGCGAGATCAAACAGTTTCCTTTGGCGCAGGCGTTTTTTCGGCACGGGCTGGCGCGGCTGGAGCGGCATCTGGCGCGGAACGGGATCTCGATCGTCACAAAAGCATGCCGCGTCGAGCCGACGGGCAGCGAGGCCATGCTTTTGACCGACGGCGCGCCGGCAGACGTCAAAAGGCTGACTGTCGCCCTCGAGATCAGTTCGCCTGCGTCGCGGCTCTACGACATGGACGTTCTGGCTTCCGACGGGGTGAAAATTTCCCGTGACGCTTTGGGTTTGCCGCCGCGCCGGTGCGTGATCTGCGGGCGCGCCGCGATGGACTGCGCGCCGCGCCGGATCCATCCGGCGCGGGAACTGGCCTGCGCCGCCGTGAAGCTGATGTACGACGACGCCGTCGGCCGTTTTGCCGATACGGTCGCGAGCGCCGCTCAACGGGCGCTGCTGTACGAGGTCTGCGTTTCGCCCAAGCCGGGGCTGGTGGACCGCTTCAACTCGGGATCGCATCGCGATATGGACCTTTTCACGTTTATGGACAGCGCCGGCACGCTGGCGCCGTATTTCCACCTCTGTGCCGCGCTGGGGGCCGAAGCGGCCGAACAGGAGCCGGAGCGGCTTTTTCAATCGCTGCGGCTGCCGGGGATGGAGGCCGAAACGGTCATGCTGGAAGCGACCGGCGGCGTCAACGTTCACAAGGGCGCGATCTTCTCCGTCGGCGTGATCTGCGCGGCCCGCGGCTGGCTGTGGGGGCGCGGGGAAAACGCCGCGGCGGAGCGGTTGGCCGGCGTGGCGCGGAAGATGCTGACGGGGCTGAAAGATGAGTTTTCTCCGCAGGGACAGTCCGCGGGCGAGAAAATTTTTCGCGAAAGCGGCGTCACGGGGATCCGCGGCGAGGCGGCGGCCGGCTTTCCCGCGGTGATCGAATGCGGGCTGCCCGTTTTCGAACGGCTGTTAGCGGAGAATCTGCCGCTGAACGACGCCGCGGCGGTGACTCTGCTGCATCTGATCGGCGCCGCGGACGACACGAACATGATCCGGCGCTCCAGTTTGTTCCGCTTTCGTGAGGTACAACGCGAGATCGGCCGTCTGCTCGATGAAAAAACTGTGCCGGACATGGCGGGCATCGCCCGGCTCGACCGCCAGTTCATAGCGGAGAACCTCAGTCCCGGCGGCAGCGCCGATCTGCTGGCGTTGACGCTGCTGCTGCATTTTATGCGGGATTTCGAGAGTGAAAAAGCGCCATGGCGGAGTGAGAGCTAA
- a CDS encoding L,D-transpeptidase has translation MYGRAKGNFLVLSGLAVAFFVGLVSLGAWELHGGTEEPPKPQIVGTALKPAIVGPDLASEQATGVVAKNVGANKGLRDDVELPRPADEPAPAAIARSDEKGRWIYIDKAGFRLYLAEGNKAIDSWGVALGKVPGNKRKAGDMRTPEGSFSVQQIQDASSWTHDFKDGKGVIKNAYGPWFIRLKTGWKGIGIHGTHDPESIGTLASEGCIRMKNEDLQKLKPLVVKGMKVVIGPNAVQEKNEETKSVPEKTAKEKSSPKNGKKK, from the coding sequence ATGTACGGAAGAGCGAAAGGAAATTTTCTCGTCCTCTCCGGTCTGGCGGTAGCGTTTTTTGTAGGACTGGTTTCTCTCGGCGCCTGGGAGCTTCACGGCGGCACCGAAGAACCGCCCAAACCGCAGATCGTCGGTACCGCGTTGAAGCCGGCCATCGTCGGCCCTGACCTCGCGAGTGAACAAGCGACCGGCGTCGTGGCCAAGAACGTCGGCGCCAATAAAGGCCTCAGAGATGATGTCGAACTGCCCCGCCCGGCGGACGAGCCGGCACCGGCCGCCATCGCCCGCAGCGATGAAAAAGGACGCTGGATCTATATCGACAAGGCCGGTTTCAGACTGTATCTTGCCGAGGGCAACAAAGCGATCGACTCATGGGGCGTCGCCCTGGGCAAGGTGCCCGGCAACAAGCGGAAAGCCGGCGACATGCGCACGCCCGAGGGCAGTTTCTCCGTGCAGCAGATCCAGGACGCCAGCAGCTGGACTCACGACTTCAAGGACGGCAAGGGCGTCATCAAAAACGCTTACGGCCCGTGGTTCATTCGCCTCAAGACCGGCTGGAAGGGGATCGGCATCCACGGCACGCACGATCCCGAATCGATCGGTACGCTGGCCAGCGAAGGCTGCATCCGCATGAAAAATGAAGATCTGCAAAAACTCAAGCCGCTGGTCGTGAAAGGGATGAAAGTCGTCATCGGTCCCAACGCCGTCCAGGAGAAGAATGAAGAAACAAAAAGCGTGCCCGAAAAAACCGCGAAGGAAAAAAGCAGCCCAAAGAACGGGAAGAAGAAATAA
- the deoC gene encoding deoxyribose-phosphate aldolase, which translates to MNDLASYIDHTLLKPDATESQIRALCAEARQWRFASVCVNPRWTATAAAELRGSGVKVCTVIGFPLGASVSAVKEFEARQAVADGADELDMVVSVGDLKAGGDKYVRSDIAAVVRGAQGRTVKVIIEACLLTDEEKGRACRLAAAAGANFVKTSTGFSKGGATARDVALMRAAAGPTVGVKAAGGIHTRAEAEEMIAAGATRIGASAGVAICREAEA; encoded by the coding sequence ATGAACGATCTCGCGTCCTATATCGATCACACGCTTTTGAAGCCCGACGCCACAGAATCCCAGATCCGCGCGCTCTGCGCCGAAGCGCGGCAATGGCGCTTCGCTTCGGTCTGCGTCAATCCCCGCTGGACGGCGACGGCGGCCGCAGAGCTGCGCGGCAGCGGCGTCAAAGTCTGCACGGTGATCGGGTTCCCGCTCGGCGCTTCGGTCAGCGCCGTCAAGGAGTTCGAAGCCCGCCAGGCCGTAGCGGACGGCGCCGACGAACTGGACATGGTCGTCTCCGTCGGCGACCTCAAAGCCGGCGGCGACAAATACGTGCGATCGGACATTGCCGCGGTCGTCAGGGGCGCGCAGGGGCGTACCGTCAAAGTCATCATCGAAGCCTGCCTGCTCACCGACGAGGAAAAGGGCCGCGCCTGCCGTCTGGCCGCCGCGGCGGGAGCGAATTTCGTCAAGACCTCGACGGGATTTTCCAAAGGCGGCGCGACCGCGCGCGACGTGGCGCTGATGCGCGCCGCCGCAGGACCGACCGTCGGCGTCAAAGCCGCCGGCGGCATCCATACGCGCGCAGAGGCGGAAGAAATGATCGCCGCCGGGGCGACGCGGATCGGGGCTTCGGCCGGCGTGGCGATCTGCCGGGAAGCGGAAGCATAG
- the tnpA gene encoding IS200/IS605 family transposase: MKLDISSLAHTKWECKYHVVFAPKYRRQIIYGKIKQDIGLMLRKLCAYKEIEILEAEACKDHVHMLLSIPPKYSISQVMGYLKGKSSLMIYEKYANLKYKYGNRHFRCRGYYVSTVGRNKNAIETSIRNQLQEDHAEEQLTIKEYVDPFTGKPAQEGK, encoded by the coding sequence ATGAAACTTGACATAAGTAGTTTAGCACACACGAAGTGGGAGTGTAAGTATCACGTGGTATTTGCGCCGAAGTATCGCCGCCAGATCATCTACGGGAAGATCAAACAAGACATTGGTTTGATGCTGAGAAAACTGTGCGCGTACAAAGAAATTGAAATATTGGAGGCGGAAGCATGTAAAGATCACGTCCACATGCTCCTGAGTATACCGCCCAAATACAGCATATCACAGGTGATGGGTTACTTGAAAGGTAAAAGCAGTCTGATGATTTACGAGAAGTACGCAAATCTGAAGTACAAATATGGCAATCGACATTTCAGGTGCCGCGGTTATTACGTAAGCACGGTAGGACGCAACAAGAATGCAATAGAGACCTCCATCAGGAATCAATTACAGGAAGATCATGCCGAGGAACAGTTGACGATCAAAGAGTACGTTGACCCGTTTACGGGTAAGCCGGCACAGGAAGGCAAGTAG
- a CDS encoding asparaginase yields the protein MGRLLVVFTGGTIASGFDGQGKAPVSGASRRLKDSLAELFAERGVEAVFREPLGSPGIDSSEMDPGHWLLISRCIAAELERGLSGVLILHGTDTMASTAAWMSLCFGSLPIPVVLTGSQLTLDYMPEDVTSNLRGAAMACCSDLRGVWVYFNWKLIPGDRAHKTHAMHPDAFNAVNGQPLFFNPDWGLDPSPAAFRTAAAGQLPEETRRMIGLDPDVLRERCAAIRWFFAQPGARFEWQGDERFLCLLGYGAGNMIPSVLDGIERRNGTTPYVVACSQAEGGVKHPEGYDRVGMARLAKAGFRVWNQMDRSVEFVHSLCCYALAASFDAPEKALNRYLRECRP from the coding sequence ATGGGACGACTTTTGGTGGTCTTTACGGGCGGCACGATCGCCAGCGGTTTCGACGGGCAGGGCAAGGCCCCGGTTTCGGGCGCGTCGCGGCGTCTGAAAGATTCTCTTGCCGAGCTTTTTGCCGAGCGCGGCGTGGAGGCGGTCTTTCGCGAGCCGCTCGGGAGTCCCGGCATCGACAGTTCGGAGATGGATCCGGGGCACTGGCTGCTGATCTCGCGCTGCATCGCCGCGGAGCTGGAGCGGGGACTTTCGGGCGTGCTGATCCTTCACGGCACGGACACCATGGCGAGCACGGCCGCGTGGATGAGCCTGTGTTTCGGCAGTCTGCCCATTCCGGTCGTCCTCACCGGCAGCCAGCTGACGCTGGACTACATGCCGGAGGACGTCACCTCGAACCTGCGCGGAGCGGCCATGGCCTGCTGTTCCGATCTGCGCGGCGTGTGGGTCTATTTCAACTGGAAACTGATCCCCGGCGACCGGGCGCACAAGACGCACGCCATGCATCCGGACGCGTTTAACGCCGTCAACGGCCAGCCGCTGTTCTTCAATCCCGACTGGGGACTGGATCCGTCGCCGGCGGCTTTCCGCACGGCTGCGGCGGGACAGCTGCCGGAAGAAACGCGCAGGATGATCGGCCTCGATCCCGACGTACTGCGCGAGCGCTGCGCCGCTATCCGCTGGTTCTTCGCCCAGCCGGGAGCGCGTTTTGAATGGCAGGGCGACGAGCGCTTCCTGTGTCTGCTCGGCTACGGCGCCGGCAACATGATCCCGTCCGTGCTGGACGGCATCGAACGGCGTAACGGAACGACGCCGTACGTCGTCGCGTGCAGCCAGGCCGAGGGCGGCGTCAAACACCCCGAAGGCTACGACCGCGTCGGCATGGCCCGTCTGGCGAAGGCGGGGTTCCGCGTCTGGAACCAGATGGACCGCTCCGTCGAGTTCGTGCACAGCCTGTGCTGCTACGCGCTGGCGGCGTCTTTTGACGCGCCGGAAAAGGCGCTGAACCGCTATCTGCGCGAGTGTCGGCCATAA
- a CDS encoding phosphoribosyltransferase family protein translates to MTEKTYELRLLGLTRQLPLRRVADHVTVASFVMLGDTELVETCAEELARRLPEGIDYLVCPEAKAIPLTHAIARRLGIDYIVIRKTVKAYMENPLIADVMSITTAAPQHLVMDSADVQKIYHKKVAIIDDVVSTGGSLRAVENILAKTACTVVAKAAPLLEEGGYDGKDLIYIQRHPVFTD, encoded by the coding sequence ATGACTGAAAAAACGTACGAACTGCGCCTTTTGGGACTGACCCGCCAGCTGCCGCTGCGCCGCGTGGCCGATCACGTGACGGTGGCTTCGTTCGTCATGCTGGGCGACACCGAGCTGGTCGAAACCTGCGCCGAAGAACTGGCGAGGCGTCTGCCCGAGGGCATCGATTACCTGGTCTGCCCCGAGGCGAAGGCCATTCCGCTGACGCACGCCATCGCGCGGCGTCTGGGCATCGACTACATCGTCATCCGCAAGACCGTCAAGGCCTACATGGAAAATCCGCTCATCGCCGACGTCATGTCGATCACGACGGCGGCGCCGCAGCATCTTGTCATGGACAGCGCCGATGTGCAGAAGATCTATCACAAAAAGGTGGCGATCATCGACGACGTCGTGTCCACGGGCGGTTCGCTGCGCGCCGTGGAGAACATCCTCGCCAAGACGGCCTGCACGGTCGTGGCCAAGGCCGCGCCGCTGCTCGAAGAAGGCGGCTACGACGGCAAGGACCTGATCTATATCCAGCGTCATCCCGTTTTCACGGATTGA